Proteins from a genomic interval of Zingiber officinale cultivar Zhangliang chromosome 2A, Zo_v1.1, whole genome shotgun sequence:
- the LOC122041542 gene encoding 60S ribosomal protein L35-4 — protein MARIKVHELRGKTKTELQNQLKELKNELSLLRVAKVTGGAPNKLSKIKVVRLSIARVLTVISQKQKSALREVYKKKKLLPLDLRPKKTRAIRRRLTKHQESLKTEREKKKEKYFPLRKYAILT, from the exons ATGG CGAGGATCAAGGTCCATGAGCTTCGCGGGAAGACGAAAACTGAGCTCCAGAATCAGTTGAAGGAGCTGAAGAATGAGCTTTCCCTACTCCGCGTTGCTAAGGTGACCGGTGGCGCGCCCAACAAGCTCTCGAAGAT AAAGGTGGTGAGATTGTCGATCGCGCGTGTGCTGACTGTGATCTCGCAGAAGCAGAAATCTGCGCTGAGGGAggtttacaagaagaagaagctcctacCGCTGGATCTCCGCCCCAAGAAGACGCGTGCGATCCGCCGCCGGCTTACCAAGCATCAG GAGTCTTTGAAGACAGAACgtgagaagaaaaaggagaagtaCTTCCCCCTGAGGAAGTATGCCATCTTAACTTAG